acctctcAAAAGccttcttcacaggagcattactacttttgaggtcctgcttgtcaACTTCCgaccagctccctaaattctgactgccggACCAGATCCCTcactcagggtgctctgcaacctttcagtgacattcttgaccctggcactagggaggaagCACACCATCCTAGATTCACATCTGTAACAGCAGAAAcacttgtctgttcccctaactattgaattttcaatcactattgctcttccagtcttctctgTGTCCCCCTGTgctgctgagccacccgtggtgcatggatttggctctggctgcactctccagatgaaccatcactctcatcagtattcagagctgaatactggttggagagtgagctgCACtcgggggtctcctgcactacctgcctgtttcttcaagACTCCCTgttggccacccattgcctctctccctgcatactctccaGCTGCGGGGTGACCGCATCTACAAACgcgctatccacaaagctctcaaacTCACAGACATGCCGCAGTGAGGCCAGCTGCTGctcaggctccaaaacccagagctcgagcgGCTGCAACTGACAACAGTTCCtacacaaatggttatccaggacacaggaggcgtcctggaattcccacatggcacaggatatgCCTCAAGCAGGCTGTAAGAAGAGAATCCATCGGGGTGAGGCCTCAAGGGAAGCTGTAAGAGAAGGCAGCcagcaggagagagagtgggggagagagtgaatgCCTGCTCTCTCAAAGATATACAGTGGAAGGTTGTGGAAACCTGAACTTTTTTTTTTGAGTGTCAAAGGTGTGGAGGAGCAAAGGGCCCACAGAATCATCGGAAATCACATTATCCACAGGTGGTCAGGTCAGAGGTGCTTGGAAAAGGGAGCAAATAaaaatattgtttttttttaaaagtctgggagatccagaCCATTGCAACAGCGAGAAAtttggacttttaactgcaaacgattttgtcatcaaaaaggattGCGTAACGGATCAGCATAGTGAGAGAtattcaagtgttgaataagtaaaaAAAATACTTTTGATTGTAATTTGGggtgtcagctatttacaaagttctatttagttaattggggatttcgttTAGTTGTTATAAGACTTAAAAACGTAAAATCTTGTGTAATTTATTAAATAggtgttcatatctcatatttttcatgtTGAGCATCTCTCTGAGGTCATAACAACTAGAAAATGGATTAATCTGGACACCTCTTTTtcagctggtacagacacaatgggctgaatggtctccttctgtgccataaattttctatgttttctatagcACAAAATGTGCACtgtagagataaaaacaagaaatgctggaaatagcaggtccagcagcatctgtggagagagaaacagagttaacgtctcaggtcagtgacccttcatcagaactggcaaatattagaaatgtaaaaggttttaagcaaggaaagcgggggtggggcaagagataacatcagagaaggtgttgataggacaaggtcacagagaataactgaccagaaggtcatggaacaatggcaaacggtatgttaatggtgtgatgaaagacaaagcattagtacagagagggtcttaatggacagaaaactgaacagcctggccccaaagtacaaacatgaagaaaattgggtaagcacagtagaaacaaactaaacaaactaaaataaaacacataaaaaagaaaaaataactaaaaataaaaaggggagcctgtcgtgctctgaaatcattgaactcaatgttcagttcggcaggctgtagtgtgtctaatcagtaaatgagatgctgttcctcgagcttgcgttgatgttcactgcagcaatcccaggaatgagatgtgggcatgagagcaggggggggaagtattgaaatggccagcaatcggAAGATCGGGGTcgcgctttcggactgagcggagatgttccgcaaagcggtcacccagtctgcgtttggcctctccaatgtagaggagaccacagtgtgagcagcaaatacagtatactacattgaaagtacaagtaacttgctgcttcacctgaaaggagtgtttggggccttggacagtgagaagataaatgggcaggtatgacacctcctgcgattgcaggggaaggtgtcgtgggaaggggacgaggtgttgggggtaatggagaagtggatcagggtgtcatggagggaactatcccttcgcACTTTAGAGGTTGGAGCAGTCCTACCATTTCTCTAATCAATGATAAACCTGACTATTTAAAAACaaaaaagactcaccagctactcactttccTTCTGTTGGTGTCAGTTAAATCTAGGGAAGCTCCCCCTTATTCTGCagaaaactggaatgtttaatttccagctccttggaaTAACTTCCcaactttggagaaagggaaacaaagttacaatacttaccagccaatcaactcacaggcttcctgactcggtggaaaacgggagaagaaaccgggaacaaaaacaagaaatgctggaatcactcagcaggtctggcagcatctgtggaaagagaagcagagttaacgtttcgggtcagtgacccttcttcggaactgggagaagaaaccgggaagcgaCGGCTAGGATGGAGGAggagctgcaccatcactttaatggtgccacCTCCCTGGCTCCGGGGCCCTCGCCGCACGTCCGCTGAACCAGGCGCCTCTGATTCGGTGCCTGAGAGCCGCTGAGACTCGGTGTTGCCCAGGCCTCTGCCCCGCTTCCGGAAGCCGCAGTGCGCATGCTCCCCGCGGACAGCTCCAGTTGCGGGGCCCTTCGACGCCTGCGCGTTGTGGCCTTTTTGATGGAGATAGGCCGTAGTCCCCCGCGCGGGGCATTCTGGGGAGTATATGCTGCCATTTCTATGTCGCAGAATAAACGGGATGTTTATGTTTCAACTCAGACAAATAAAATAGAAAAAAAGCGAACATACACAAAGGACGCGTTTGCTGGcatcatgcgcaaatgcagcctcatcgactgaaacgtcactgcgaCATATCAGGGAACTGCTAGGAATAAAAAtggtcaatttgacacaaaaaaacgAATTAATCCCAAACCGCCTTAGTGGTCGCGATCGCCACATTCAGTTTCCCgctcaatcactgcttctcttccccgctccccctCGCGCCCGTCTGCTCGCTATTTCCGACTACTTGCCGCTCCCACCCGCCGCTCGTAATGGAGGGGATTCAAACCAACATTCTCGGCGCGAAAAAATGTTCCCTTTTGACTCCGCAGCAGTCCAGTGCGCAGGCGTAGCGCGTTTTCGGGTGTGGGGCATGCGCATTGCCGAGCAGTGTTTGGGGCATGCGCAGTGTTACTACAGGCCGTGGCCAGGCCTTTGTGAGTTGCATCTGGGGATattagggcaggtacacacactgctgcaCCATcacctcctgggatgttttactggagtcgcgTTGGTGAGTGTTTctgaactctgtctccctatcccggtcggTCCCTGACCTTTTGTGtaggtcttttttgttgcatcagtttgatctgCAGTGGAGATGAAGGAGCAACTGCTGGCTTTAATCCCGAGTACTTTGGAGACCAGTCAGGCCCAGcaattttcccaatatttaattggaggaaatttctgtttatTCAGAACTGGATGACagacaagtcaggctggtgtgtgacttggaggtgatggtgttcacatacacctcctaccctggtccttctagatgatggaagttgaggggtTGGAGGTTCGTCAATGTTCTGGTCCAGTAGTAAATATACAAAATATATCTCCTCTCGATGCCCCTCCCACCTCTTTCTCTTTCCTCGTATAGAGGCAGATTCTTGTGTCTGTGGCAGgttccctttcctgaaggacattaatgaaccagttggtgttgtacgtcaatccagcagctttcatggtcactttttcccagtgccggccccataaattaccagattccttcagctccatttcacaacctaccctttgtgtttttgtgggttctctcacactctttttttctgttttaaatcaatttcacaggattTTAAAGGGGAGGAATTGCGaccgtgaaatgcaaagcaaacgtcagatcaggatctgaagaAGTCGCCCAATTTATCATAACCCGAATATTTTGAACGTGAAAGGAAAAAGCagcgatcacagtggggagaaactttgCATATGttctgtgtgtggaggaggtttcagccgatcatcgggcctgttgaaacacaagtgcagtcacactgggaagaaaccatgtaaatatggggactgtggaaagggattgaattatccaattgagctggaaactcatccacaTAGTCGCACCTTGGAGAAGCTGTTAACTTGCTCcgagtgtgagaagggattcactcagtcgtccTACCTTCTGACCCACCAGTGACAttgcactggggagagaccttttaaatgtccaaaCTGTGGGAATTGCATAAATGTTCTGCTGAACcgatgtcccatcaacgtgttcgcACTGATGAGAGACCATTTAGGTGttctcactgcgggactgggttcaggcaatcatctgatctcactgtacaccagcgtattcacactggggagaggcccttcacctgctccgagtgtgggaagagattcactcagttatctCACTTGCTGGCacaccagcgtgttcacactggggagaggccattcacctgctctgtgtgtgagaaCAGATTTGTtgattcatccaccctgctgatacaccagcgtgttcacactggggagaggccgttcacctgctcagagtgtgggaagggttttgctcagtcatccaacctgctgagacaccagcgcattcacactggggagaggccattcacctgctccgagtgtgggaagggattcactcagtcatacaACCTACTGACACACCAGCTCATTCACACTGGGGactggccattcacctgctccaagtgTGCGAAGGGATTCAATACTTCGtccgccctgctgacacaccagcgagttcacactggggactggccattcacctgctctgagtgtgggaaaggattcactactTCTTCCGACCTCCTGaaacaccagcgcattcacactggggagaggccgttcacctgctcagagtgtgggaagggattcactcactcattcaccctgctgagacaccagcgagttcacactggggagaggccgttcacctgctcagagtgtgggaagggattcactacttcatcaaaccttctgacacaccagcgaattcacatgggggagaggccattcacctgctcagagtgtgggaagggattcactacttcagccgacctgctgacacaccagcgagttcacactggggagaggccattcacctgctcagagtgtgggaagggattcactcggttacCCGCCCtgttgaaacaccagcgagttcacaccggggagaggccgttcatctgctctgaatgtgggaaaggattcacgactgcatcccacctgctgacacaccagcgagttcacactggggagaggccattcacgtgctctgaatgtgggaagggattcgcacAGTCgtccaccctgctgacacaccagcgagttcacactggggagaggccattcacctgctcagagtgtgggaagagattcactcggtcatcccacctgctgacacaccagcgagttcacactgggaagaggccgttcacctgtctAGCTTGTGGGAAGGCCTTCACTCAGTTATCCacgctgctgacacaccagcgagttcacactggagagaggccgttcacctgctcagagtgtgggaagggattcactcagtcatcccacctgctgaaacaccagcgagttcacaagtaacttgGATTAGATGTTTCCGCTAAATGGCGGATTTTCGACATTGTGGTTTCGGAAATCCACTATTGGCTTCTCCCTTTCCTTTTTTATTCCATTCCGGACAACCACAAAGCTGTTTTTAAGtcatctttattttttattttcttgCATCTCGATGAAAATGAACTTCAACTAGGAAAGTAAGTGGGTGGAactgcatactccttcacaacttcagtgtgtcagtcttctgtaGATGGCTGAAAAGGAGATGTGTGTATACACAgacctgtcatggggaaggtgttagaatcgatcattaaggaggctatagctgggcacaaagaaaactcaaggtaatcggaaatagtcagcatggttttgtgaaagggaaatcatgtttaactaatttattggagttctttgaggagtaacaagcgcggtggataaaggggagcccattgacctaCTGTACttgcatttccagaaggcatttgacaagatgccacataaaaggttattgcacaaagtagaaactcatggtgtagtgggtaacatattaacatgaatAGAAGaatgactggctggcagaaaacagtctgcataaatgtgtcatttctgattgacaggatgtgaccagtgaagtcctgcaggggtctgtgctggggcctgaactttttacaatttatatcaatgacttagatgaggggagcgatggcatggtagctaaatttgcagatggcacaaagataggtagaaaagtatgttgtgaagaggacataaggaggttgcagaccgaaatagataggttgagtgagtgggcaaaatctggcTGTTGGAATACAATGTGGgttaatgtgaagttgttcactttggcaggaagaataaaaaagcagagtatttcttaaacagagaacgactgcagaactcagaagtgcagagggatctaagtattctagtgcatgagtcacaaaaagtaatcaagaaggctaatttgaatgctatcatttattacgaggggaattgaaaataaaagtaaggatgttatgcttcagttatacagggcattagtgaaatcacacctcgaatactgtgtgcagttttggtctcctcctttaaggaaggatgtaaatgcgttggaggcagttcagaggaggtttactagactgatacttggaatgagcaggttgtcttatgaggagaggtttgacAAACTGGgcatgttttcactggagtttagaagactaaggggagatttgattgaagtatacaagatcctgaacggtcttgacaaggtggatgtggaaaggatgtttcctcttgtgggtgagtccagaaccaggggacattgttttaaaattaagggccgcccttttaggacagagatgaggagaatctttttttctcacagggttgtgcaactttggaattctggggcagagagagagagagagaaaggtgggcagatagagagagagagggggcaaagagaggcagggagagggcagaaagagagggaggagggcaaATAGggggcgctgagagagagagaagggcgctgagagagagagaaggaggcagagagaggggcagagagtgagagagggggcagagagagaatagagggtagagagagagagggaggcggagcagagggagagagagggggcacagagcgaCAGGGGaacgagagggcgagggagagagagagaggggggtgagagactgGGCCGGGGGAgcaagggggcgagagagagggaggggggcagagagagagggaggagggcaaaTAGGGGacgcagagagtgagtgatcaaaaTCACTCCTAACAGAATGGCATCTATTCAGAATAATCGGCATCACTACAAGAagcgtgcgggcaaacattgactacttgtgcaggcaaaacaatgccaggtatctcactaaatcagtgtccaacatagtgaccagaacataagtcaataaattagtcttttaaagcttcttcacaaaaatgcacctttgattAATaggaagataaattttaatgcctttatctttccgaaattggctcatctgccctccatgtaagacaaaaattggaatgtggacccccatgcgaaaaggttggacaacactactgtaaaccttgagtcagtgtgaagctgtcttttgcaccatagtgatgcaagacaaggagtataactctggtcatctttcttcaatgtgtggtttggCATTGCTTACGATTATCTGGAAaaggctgtcctgcaccacaagtgctgtgtatTGGCTACAGTGCAACTttcctgtgagctctctgcagtcactataaatggtcactgggcttctgaggctgatggcacaatactctgtacatgtatgaatatgtatatacagagtgctgcctttctccaagctaacacaatagttatgattttcagctcaccttgctgttaaatgcagctgccactgcaccaattgatgcagtagaacaggatccagaagtgttcatcactgttgggatatacagctgtccattggacctgctgcattgtcacatgGCCATTACCAAACTTTggagcctgatttggggatgatgcaacagaacctcaaacctgttactGTCGAGGTTGTCGTCAGATGTcgctcgattcgaggatgacgtcgaCTCAAGGTCGcgggtttctgccatgggtcttcaggtcactgaacaggccgattcttgacccgcagatctttgggcacatggggcaggacgtcccaccaggtcgtgggacccggagtgcaggatttgcttcctaggggcacaacactagtctcattacttttccactgtcactCGTAAGATCTGGTACAATCTTTACgttgcataatatttggaccctttgaagaggaaaaccacacctttaattatttttcattatgattataatgagatctgcactgcaaacaagattattttagtttAGAATTTTATAATGTGACTATTTTAAATTATAAAATCTACCATGAGTCACGACatttaaaaacaagcattctatcTATAGAGGCACCACATTTGCTAAAGTTAATAAAGTTATTTGCCTCTTTTGTGCTTGGAGGTAAATAATTGTCCAAAAGAAAATTGGGTcaggagtatcacatgctcctaacagaatgtatgtgatattcaTGACCATTTAAGTTGATGGACTGCCAATCTTCAGGCTCATAACTGGCAGACAATCCTCCCTACATGGTTTTACTTTCTActtcgttcaggtgattatgtcaCAGCACAAAATAAGAACAA
This genomic window from Heterodontus francisci isolate sHetFra1 chromosome 34, sHetFra1.hap1, whole genome shotgun sequence contains:
- the LOC137349296 gene encoding zinc finger protein 850-like; this translates as MSKLWELHKCSAEPMSHQRVRTDERPFRCSHCGTGFRQSSDLTVHQRIHTGERPFTCSECGKRFTQLSHLLAHQRVHTGERPFTCSVCENRFVDSSTLLIHQRVHTGERPFTCSECGKGFAQSSNLLRHQRIHTGERPFTCSECGKGFTQSYNLLTHQLIHTGDWPFTCSKCAKGFNTSSALLTHQRVHTGDWPFTCSECGKGFTTSSDLLKHQRIHTGERPFTCSECGKGFTHSFTLLRHQRVHTGERPFTCSECGKGFTTSSNLLTHQRIHMGERPFTCSECGKGFTTSADLLTHQRVHTGERPFTCSECGKGFTRLPALLKHQRVHTGERPFICSECGKGFTTASHLLTHQRVHTGERPFTCSECGKGFAQSSTLLTHQRVHTGERPFTCSECGKRFTRSSHLLTHQRVHTGKRPFTCLACGKAFTQLSTLLTHQRVHTGERPFTCSECGKGFTQSSHLLKHQRRIHTGERPFTCSECGKGFTTSSHLLTHQRLHTGERPFTCSECGKGFTTPADLLTHQRVHTGERPFTCSVCGKGFTTSSILLTHQRVHTGERPFTCSVCGKGFTTSSALLRHRRVHTGERPFTCSECGKAFTQLYILLTHQRVHTGERPFTCSVCGKGFTQSSVLLTHQRLHTGERPFSCSECGKRFTTSSHLLTHQRVHNGERPFTCSECGMGFTTPSQLLTHQRVHTGERPFTCSVCGKGFTTSSALLTHQRVHNGERLFTCLECGKGFTCSSTLLRHQRVHTGERPFTCSECGKAFTQLYNLLTHQRVHTGHRPFTCSECGKGFTQSSNLLTHQRVHTGERPFTCTVCGKGFTRSSNLLLHQRVHK